From the genome of Hymenobacter sp. PAMC 26628, one region includes:
- a CDS encoding inositol-3-phosphate synthase yields the protein MNNQQGLPAPAEGKLGILLPGMGAVATTLIAGVLAVRKGAAQPIGSLTQMGKIRTSTGNPKIKDFAPLTALDDIEFGGWDVYEDNVYEAALNAGVLDYKTLKGVRAEMEAIKPMKAAFDLHYVKNLDGTHIKTYTTKLDLAEQVIADIRNFKAERGCSRLVMVWCGSTEIYHEPTETHRTLDAFEEGLRTNASNIAPSMIYAYAALKEGVPFVNGAPNLTVDVPALLELAATTGTPVAGKDFKTGQTLMKTIVAPGLSARSLGVKGWFSTNILGNRDGLVLDDPDNFRTKEVSKLSVLDSVFHPEENPELYGDMYHKVRINYYPPAGDNKESWDNIDIFGWMGYPMQIKINFLCRDSILAAPLVLDLALFMDLAKRAGWSGIQEWLSFYLKSPQAEPNIRPEHDIFKQLVMLHNTLRLLMGEEPVAAASEEAYQDGPQA from the coding sequence ATGAACAACCAGCAAGGGCTGCCGGCCCCCGCCGAAGGCAAATTAGGCATCCTACTGCCCGGCATGGGCGCCGTGGCCACTACCCTCATCGCCGGCGTGCTGGCCGTGCGCAAAGGCGCCGCGCAGCCCATCGGCTCGCTCACGCAGATGGGCAAAATCCGCACGTCGACCGGCAACCCCAAAATCAAAGACTTTGCCCCCCTTACCGCCCTCGACGACATCGAGTTTGGCGGCTGGGACGTGTACGAGGACAACGTGTACGAAGCGGCCTTGAACGCCGGCGTGCTGGATTATAAAACCCTGAAGGGCGTACGGGCCGAGATGGAGGCCATCAAGCCGATGAAGGCAGCCTTCGACCTTCATTATGTCAAGAATCTCGATGGCACGCACATCAAAACCTACACCACCAAGCTCGACCTGGCCGAGCAGGTGATTGCTGACATCCGCAACTTCAAGGCCGAGCGCGGGTGCAGCCGGCTGGTGATGGTGTGGTGCGGCTCGACGGAGATTTACCACGAGCCCACCGAAACGCACCGCACCCTGGACGCCTTCGAAGAAGGCCTGCGTACCAACGCGTCCAACATTGCCCCGAGCATGATTTACGCCTACGCCGCCCTCAAGGAAGGCGTGCCGTTCGTGAACGGGGCCCCCAACCTGACCGTGGACGTGCCCGCCCTGCTGGAGCTGGCCGCCACCACCGGCACGCCCGTGGCCGGCAAAGACTTCAAAACGGGGCAAACCCTGATGAAGACCATCGTGGCCCCCGGCCTCAGCGCCCGCTCGCTGGGCGTGAAGGGCTGGTTCTCGACCAACATCCTGGGCAACCGCGACGGCCTGGTGCTCGACGACCCGGACAACTTCCGCACCAAGGAAGTTTCAAAGCTAAGCGTGCTCGACAGCGTGTTTCACCCCGAGGAAAACCCCGAGCTGTACGGCGATATGTACCACAAGGTGCGCATCAACTACTACCCGCCGGCCGGCGACAACAAGGAAAGCTGGGACAACATCGACATCTTCGGGTGGATGGGCTACCCGATGCAGATCAAAATCAACTTCCTCTGCCGCGACTCCATTTTGGCTGCGCCGCTGGTGCTTGACTTGGCCCTGTTCATGGATTTGGCTAAGCGCGCCGGCTGGTCGGGCATTCAGGAGTGGCTTTCGTTCTACCTGAAGTCGCCGCAAGCTGAGCCCAACATCCGGCCCGAACATGACATTTTCAAGCAGCTCGTGATGCTTCACAACACCCTGCGCCTGCTGATGGGCGAAGAGCCCGTAGCCGCTGCCAGCGAGGAGGCGTACCAGGACGGCCCCCAGGCTTAG
- a CDS encoding phosphatidylglycerophosphatase A family protein, translating to MLKLVASVLGIGYVKGGGTVAAAATCLVLYLARAGGPTVRLWPAGLLTAGLLAVGTLAAHCVEAHWGKDSYRVVIDEVAGMWMSMLLVPITGPRLLLGLVLFRFFDIVKPLFIRKMEQLPGGVGVMMDDVLAGLYTSLLLQTAVQLGYV from the coding sequence GTGCTTAAATTAGTTGCCTCCGTCCTGGGCATTGGGTACGTGAAAGGCGGGGGCACGGTGGCCGCCGCCGCCACCTGCCTCGTGCTGTACCTGGCCCGCGCTGGGGGCCCCACAGTGCGGCTTTGGCCGGCGGGCCTGCTTACGGCGGGCCTGCTGGCCGTGGGCACGCTGGCCGCTCACTGCGTCGAAGCCCACTGGGGCAAAGACAGTTACCGCGTCGTTATCGACGAGGTAGCGGGCATGTGGATGAGCATGTTGCTGGTGCCCATCACGGGGCCCCGGCTACTGCTGGGGCTGGTGTTGTTTCGGTTTTTTGACATCGTTAAACCGTTGTTTATCAGAAAGATGGAGCAGCTACCGGGCGGCGTGGGCGTGATGATGGACGATGTACTGGCGGGCCTCTACACCAGCTTGCTGCTGCAAACCGCCGTGCAACTCGGCTACGTATAG
- a CDS encoding GtrA family protein: MRYPTLLKAQAASAASTAVDFLVTIGLVEGLHSWYLLATVLGNAAGGATNFYLGRHYVFRAPQQGVPAQGVRYFVVWLGSMLLNAAGVYLFTQLLHVNYVYSKVVVSLLVGVGFNYFLQLHFVFKKP, encoded by the coding sequence GTGCGCTACCCGACACTACTCAAGGCACAGGCGGCATCGGCGGCCAGTACGGCCGTCGACTTTTTGGTAACCATCGGCCTGGTGGAGGGGCTGCACAGCTGGTACCTGCTGGCCACCGTGCTGGGCAACGCGGCCGGGGGCGCCACCAACTTCTACCTGGGCCGGCACTACGTTTTTAGGGCCCCGCAGCAGGGGGTGCCCGCCCAGGGCGTGCGGTATTTTGTGGTGTGGCTGGGCAGTATGCTGTTGAACGCCGCGGGGGTTTATCTGTTTACCCAGCTGCTGCACGTCAACTATGTGTATAGTAAAGTGGTGGTGTCCCTGCTCGTCGGCGTGGGCTTCAACTACTTTTTGCAGCTGCATTTCGTCTTTAAAAAACCATGA
- a CDS encoding DUF5686 and carboxypeptidase-like regulatory domain-containing protein: MKRLFSQPCGLAVLCWLVLLLGAPAGARAQTMLRGVVTDAKTKEKLPFVSVSVPQAAIGTNTDADGRFTLQVPAQYTSVAFTYLGYRTVVKTFVAGQAQDINVQLATNAALLNEVVVTGSKGPRYKNKDNPAVALIRQVIEHKEQNRPESYNYVEYEKYEKMTFSFSNLSDKFKDRKIFRNYQFLFKKQDSLAAGGVNILPIYIEEKLAREYYRKDPEARKSIALGNKQVEFDKHFIDNEGLSTYFNRMYQDIDIYANNVALLGNQLLSPIANNAPTFYQFYISDTLRQHVPQLVELSFFPRNKGDMLFAGKLYVTLDGNYAVQQANLSVDKRINLNFVKSLNANLQFAENPDKRYHLSKSFLGIDFGLSDKGSGFYGERTVSFDKYRVNQPGPAGVYEGPARGALDSLAQRNPNFWQLNRPDSLTQIEKAIYTNVDTLQTIKSFQRTLTLFTFLFSGYKSFGPFEVGPSNTFYSFNPVEGFRLRVGGRSTPEFSKRIYFETYSAYGFKDEKWKYFLSSTYALNGKSIYTFPQNFVRASFQRDTRIPGQELEFVQEDNFLLSFKRGINDRYLYNDVYRLDYVHEFRNHFSYALGFRKLQQSPAGSLYFRNVVGDQANSVTTLSTTELSVLLRWAPKETFYQGKLYRFSIIGPYPVFTVRLATGIKGFFGGEYTYQNLAVNATKRFYLSQLGHSDVTLEGGYVFGQVPFPLLDVHRANQTYSYQLNSYNLMNFLEFSSDHYASLFIDHNFNGFFFNKLPLIKTLKLRETASLKLLYGGIREENNPSLHPALYQFLRDAQGQPTAFALGRQPYVEASVGVANIFKLFRLDIVKRLTYLTNPNVSEWGLRGRFKLDF; the protein is encoded by the coding sequence ATGAAACGTTTGTTTAGCCAGCCCTGCGGCTTGGCCGTGCTCTGCTGGCTGGTGCTGTTGCTGGGGGCCCCGGCCGGGGCCCGGGCCCAGACCATGCTACGGGGCGTGGTGACCGACGCCAAAACCAAGGAAAAGCTTCCCTTCGTCAGCGTGTCGGTGCCGCAGGCCGCCATTGGCACCAACACCGACGCGGACGGGCGCTTCACACTACAAGTACCGGCCCAGTACACGTCGGTGGCCTTCACGTATTTGGGCTACCGTACGGTGGTCAAGACCTTCGTGGCCGGCCAGGCGCAGGACATCAACGTGCAGCTGGCCACCAACGCGGCATTGCTCAACGAGGTGGTGGTGACGGGCTCGAAGGGGCCCCGCTACAAGAACAAGGACAACCCGGCCGTGGCGCTCATCCGCCAGGTTATCGAGCACAAGGAGCAGAACCGCCCCGAAAGCTACAACTACGTCGAGTACGAGAAATACGAGAAGATGACCTTCTCGTTCAGCAACTTATCCGATAAATTCAAAGACCGGAAGATTTTCCGCAATTACCAATTCCTGTTCAAAAAGCAGGACTCGCTGGCGGCGGGCGGGGTCAACATCCTGCCCATTTACATCGAGGAAAAGCTCGCCCGGGAGTATTACCGCAAGGACCCCGAGGCGCGGAAGTCCATCGCGCTGGGCAACAAGCAGGTGGAGTTTGACAAGCATTTTATTGACAATGAGGGCCTCAGCACCTATTTCAATCGGATGTACCAGGACATCGACATCTACGCCAACAACGTGGCGCTGCTCGGCAACCAGCTCCTGAGTCCCATCGCCAACAACGCGCCCACGTTCTACCAGTTCTACATTTCCGACACGCTGCGGCAGCACGTGCCGCAGCTGGTGGAGCTGAGCTTTTTCCCGCGCAACAAGGGCGACATGCTCTTTGCGGGCAAGCTCTACGTGACGCTCGATGGCAACTACGCCGTGCAGCAGGCCAACCTGTCGGTGGACAAGCGCATCAACCTGAACTTCGTCAAAAGTCTGAACGCCAACCTCCAGTTTGCCGAAAACCCCGACAAGCGCTACCACTTGAGCAAGAGTTTTTTGGGCATCGATTTCGGCCTGTCGGATAAAGGCTCCGGCTTTTACGGCGAGCGCACCGTGTCGTTCGACAAGTACCGGGTGAACCAGCCGGGCCCCGCGGGCGTGTACGAGGGCCCCGCGCGCGGGGCCCTGGACAGCCTCGCCCAGCGCAACCCCAACTTCTGGCAGCTGAACCGGCCCGACAGCTTGACGCAAATAGAAAAGGCCATTTACACAAACGTCGATACCCTTCAGACCATCAAGTCGTTCCAGCGCACGCTCACGCTGTTCACCTTCCTGTTTTCGGGCTACAAATCGTTCGGGCCGTTCGAGGTGGGGCCCTCCAACACGTTCTACAGCTTCAACCCCGTGGAGGGCTTCCGGCTGCGGGTGGGCGGCCGCAGCACCCCCGAATTCAGCAAGCGCATCTACTTTGAAACCTACTCGGCCTACGGCTTCAAGGACGAGAAGTGGAAGTACTTTTTAAGCTCCACGTACGCGCTCAACGGCAAGTCCATCTACACTTTCCCGCAGAATTTCGTCCGGGCCAGCTTCCAGCGCGACACCCGCATTCCGGGGCAGGAGCTGGAGTTTGTGCAGGAAGACAACTTCTTGCTCTCCTTCAAGCGCGGCATCAACGACCGGTACCTCTACAACGACGTGTACCGGCTCGATTACGTCCATGAGTTCCGCAACCATTTTTCTTACGCCCTGGGGTTTAGGAAATTGCAGCAGTCGCCGGCCGGCAGCCTCTACTTCCGCAACGTCGTGGGCGACCAGGCCAACTCCGTCACCACCCTGTCCACCACGGAGCTGTCGGTGCTCCTGCGCTGGGCCCCCAAGGAAACTTTTTACCAGGGCAAGCTCTACCGCTTTTCCATCATTGGGCCCTACCCCGTGTTCACGGTGCGGCTGGCCACGGGCATCAAGGGCTTTTTTGGGGGCGAATACACCTACCAAAACCTGGCCGTTAACGCCACCAAGCGCTTTTACCTCTCGCAGCTGGGCCACTCCGACGTGACGCTGGAGGGCGGCTACGTGTTTGGGCAGGTGCCGTTTCCGCTGCTCGACGTGCACCGGGCCAACCAGACGTACTCGTACCAGTTGAATTCGTATAATTTGATGAATTTTCTGGAGTTTTCGAGTGACCACTACGCCAGCTTGTTCATCGACCACAATTTCAACGGGTTCTTTTTCAATAAATTACCCCTCATCAAGACCCTTAAGCTGCGCGAAACTGCTTCGTTGAAGCTGCTGTACGGCGGCATCCGCGAGGAAAACAACCCGTCGCTGCACCCCGCGCTCTACCAGTTTTTGCGCGATGCGCAGGGGCAGCCCACCGCCTTCGCCCTCGGCCGGCAGCCCTACGTGGAGGCCAGCGTGGGGGTGGCCAATATTTTTAAGCTGTTCCGGCTCGACATCGTGAAGCGCCTCACCTACCTCACCAACCCGAACGTATCGGAGTGGGGCCTGCGGGGCCGCTTCAAGCTCGACTTTTAA
- a CDS encoding DUF4833 domain-containing protein translates to MTFDALRTALQTGIYTVINPFVRLLIKIGFTPNGVTLTGLILNVGVAVVFIIGAEEGNRGDLRYVGWGGALILFAGLFDMLDGQVARLGNMKSEYGAMFDSVLDRYSELFTFLGICYYLVAHHYLLGSLFTFIALIGSMMVSYTRARAEGLGVECKGGLMQRPERVVLMGVSALACGLASAFLGGDYKLFVPGVPFHVFETMSILTFPLAVLAVLSNITAVSRLLQAKRAFELRAAPAGPQAAPAKKVAAPAAAAILVVGLFLGNPSLAGPQEPRMAFPTPSGVANQLFYLQREPNTNTVIYQLNVNNAGQLDEDEPINVFWIRYTEDGKRKDLNFIQRRFAYGLSAKRMGPNKFELKFAAYDKVPFYLMKSSVDNAYHVFTVVANKQIALTRVYLHIEGGTFWVPNVKYIEFKGWNAATREATVARVDV, encoded by the coding sequence ATGACCTTCGATGCCCTCCGCACCGCCCTGCAAACCGGAATTTATACTGTCATCAACCCATTTGTACGCCTGCTCATCAAAATCGGCTTTACGCCCAACGGCGTGACCCTAACGGGCTTAATCTTGAACGTGGGCGTGGCCGTGGTGTTCATCATTGGCGCCGAGGAGGGCAACCGGGGCGACCTGCGCTACGTGGGCTGGGGCGGGGCCCTGATTCTGTTCGCCGGCCTGTTCGACATGCTTGATGGCCAAGTGGCGCGGCTGGGCAACATGAAAAGCGAGTACGGCGCCATGTTCGACTCGGTGCTGGACCGCTACAGCGAGCTGTTTACCTTCCTCGGCATTTGTTACTATTTGGTGGCGCACCACTACCTGCTGGGGTCGCTCTTCACCTTCATCGCCCTCATCGGCTCCATGATGGTGAGCTACACGCGGGCCCGGGCCGAGGGCCTGGGCGTGGAGTGCAAGGGCGGCCTGATGCAGCGGCCCGAGCGGGTCGTGCTTATGGGCGTCAGCGCGTTGGCCTGCGGCCTGGCCTCGGCGTTCTTGGGCGGCGACTACAAGCTGTTCGTGCCCGGTGTGCCGTTCCACGTCTTCGAAACCATGTCCATCCTCACCTTCCCGCTTGCCGTGCTGGCGGTGCTGTCCAACATCACCGCCGTGTCGCGGCTGCTGCAAGCCAAAAGAGCGTTTGAGCTGCGGGCTGCCCCGGCTGGGCCCCAGGCCGCGCCCGCCAAAAAGGTGGCCGCGCCAGCCGCGGCCGCAATACTGGTCGTGGGGCTGTTCCTTGGCAACCCGTCGCTGGCGGGGCCCCAGGAGCCGCGCATGGCGTTTCCGACGCCCAGCGGCGTGGCCAACCAGCTGTTCTACTTGCAGCGCGAGCCCAACACCAACACCGTCATCTACCAGCTCAATGTGAACAATGCGGGCCAGCTCGACGAGGACGAGCCCATTAACGTCTTTTGGATTCGCTACACCGAGGACGGCAAGCGCAAAGACCTGAACTTCATCCAGCGCAGATTTGCCTACGGCCTCAGCGCCAAGCGCATGGGGCCCAATAAGTTCGAGCTGAAGTTTGCCGCCTACGACAAAGTGCCATTTTACCTGATGAAGTCCAGCGTGGACAACGCCTACCACGTGTTTACAGTTGTGGCCAACAAGCAAATTGCCCTGACGCGCGTGTACCTGCACATCGAGGGCGGCACTTTCTGGGTGCCCAACGTCAAATACATCGAATTCAAGGGTTGGAACGCGGCCACCCGCGAGGCCACCGTGGCCCGCGTCGACGTTTAG
- a CDS encoding phosphatase PAP2 family protein gives MLQFSPGPARRPGALLVPALSLAYLLLSYFLIGFRPEQLVLVGLCNACYFLSATTRRFITGFSIFVVFWVLYDYLRAFPNYTFRAVDVAHLYHTEKALFGIGYHGQLLTPNEFWLLHHTAFLDVLCGIFYLCWVPIPLSFAAYLFFRNRRLFFEFSLTFLLVNLLGFVLYYLHPAAPPWYVQQHGLSFQPLAMGSTAGLARFDSFFGVSIFKSIYAKNANVFAAMPSLHSAYPVIVLFYAVKNRSGAFNLVFLTIMLGIWFAAVYTSHHYVLDVLAGISTALVGIGLLRLLLAKSAVFNRFLAAFMRATAPAA, from the coding sequence ATGCTCCAATTTTCACCAGGGCCGGCGCGCCGCCCGGGGGCCCTACTCGTGCCGGCGCTGTCGCTGGCGTACCTGCTGCTTTCGTACTTTTTGATTGGCTTCCGGCCCGAGCAGCTGGTGCTGGTGGGGCTGTGCAACGCCTGCTACTTCCTCTCGGCCACCACGCGCCGGTTCATCACCGGGTTTTCCATCTTCGTCGTGTTCTGGGTGCTCTACGATTACCTGCGGGCCTTCCCCAACTACACCTTCCGGGCCGTGGACGTGGCGCACCTCTACCACACCGAAAAGGCGCTTTTCGGCATCGGCTACCATGGCCAGTTGCTCACGCCCAACGAGTTCTGGCTGCTCCACCACACCGCGTTTTTGGATGTGCTGTGCGGCATTTTTTACCTGTGTTGGGTACCCATTCCGCTGAGCTTTGCCGCCTACCTGTTCTTCCGCAACCGCCGGCTGTTCTTTGAATTTTCTCTGACCTTCCTACTGGTCAACCTCTTGGGCTTCGTGCTCTACTACTTGCACCCGGCCGCGCCGCCTTGGTACGTGCAGCAGCACGGCCTGTCGTTTCAGCCGCTGGCGATGGGCAGCACGGCCGGCCTAGCCCGGTTCGACAGCTTTTTTGGGGTGAGCATTTTCAAGTCCATCTACGCCAAGAACGCCAACGTTTTCGCGGCCATGCCCTCGCTGCACTCCGCCTACCCGGTCATCGTGCTGTTTTATGCGGTAAAGAACCGGTCGGGCGCTTTCAACCTGGTTTTCCTCACCATCATGCTGGGCATCTGGTTTGCCGCGGTTTACACCAGCCACCACTACGTGCTGGACGTGCTGGCCGGTATTTCCACGGCTCTGGTGGGCATTGGCCTGCTGCGGCTGCTGCTGGCCAAAAGTGCGGTGTTCAACCGCTTTTTGGCCGCGTTTATGCGGGCTACGGCGCCGGCGGCGTAG
- a CDS encoding GNAT family N-acetyltransferase: protein MDKVYSGMEGAWAADEFAALLRKFPEGQIGIEDNGTLIAAALAIIVDYSKFGDKHTYAQITGNGKFDTHDEEGDTLYGVDVFVDPEYRNLRLGRRLYDARKELCENLNLRAMVAGGRIPGYAAYANEMTPAKYVEMVRNMEIKDPILTFQLSNDFYVRKIIRGYLPYDSESKAYATLLEWINVYYDEDFDKLIGNTKSNVRIGIVQWQMRATKSLEDFYQQIEFFVDTVSGYKADCVLFPEFFNAPMMALTNEESAAAAIRGMAAFTEPIKVRMMELAVSHNINVIAGSMPVYEDGKLYNVSYLCRRDGTVDEQYKLHVTPDEASYWGMRGGDKLKCFDTDFGKIGILVCYDVEFPELSRLLAEEGMKILFVPFWTDTKNAYQRVRICAQARAIENECYVAITGSVGNLPRVENMDIQYSQSAVFSPSDFAFPHDAIVAEATPNTEMTLIADLDLDLLKDLNTSGAVRNLRDRRKDLFSVSWAKKTAERDEELLAQGEERAPKTSRRRAVSAG, encoded by the coding sequence ATGGACAAGGTATATTCCGGCATGGAGGGCGCCTGGGCGGCGGATGAGTTCGCCGCGCTGCTGCGCAAGTTTCCGGAGGGCCAGATTGGCATCGAGGACAACGGCACGCTGATTGCGGCCGCGCTGGCCATCATCGTGGACTACAGCAAGTTCGGCGACAAGCACACCTACGCCCAAATTACCGGCAACGGCAAGTTCGACACCCACGACGAGGAGGGCGACACGCTCTACGGCGTAGACGTGTTTGTGGACCCTGAGTACCGCAACCTGCGCCTGGGCCGCCGCCTCTACGACGCCCGCAAGGAGCTGTGCGAGAACCTGAACCTGCGCGCCATGGTAGCAGGGGGCCGCATTCCCGGCTACGCCGCCTACGCCAACGAGATGACGCCCGCCAAGTACGTGGAGATGGTGCGCAACATGGAAATCAAGGACCCCATCCTCACCTTCCAGCTGAGCAACGACTTCTACGTCCGCAAAATCATCCGAGGCTACTTACCCTACGACTCCGAAAGCAAGGCCTACGCCACGCTGCTGGAGTGGATCAACGTGTACTACGACGAGGATTTCGACAAGCTCATCGGCAACACGAAGTCCAACGTGCGCATCGGCATCGTGCAATGGCAGATGCGCGCCACCAAGAGCTTGGAGGATTTTTACCAGCAAATTGAGTTTTTTGTGGACACGGTGAGCGGCTACAAGGCCGACTGTGTGCTGTTTCCGGAGTTTTTCAACGCCCCGATGATGGCCCTGACCAACGAGGAATCGGCGGCGGCGGCCATCCGCGGCATGGCGGCCTTCACCGAGCCCATCAAGGTGCGGATGATGGAGCTGGCCGTGAGCCACAACATCAACGTGATTGCCGGCTCGATGCCGGTGTACGAAGACGGCAAGCTCTACAACGTGAGCTACTTGTGCCGCCGCGACGGCACCGTGGACGAGCAGTACAAGCTGCACGTGACGCCCGACGAGGCCAGCTACTGGGGCATGCGCGGCGGCGACAAGCTCAAGTGCTTCGACACGGATTTTGGCAAAATCGGCATCCTTGTCTGCTACGACGTGGAGTTCCCTGAGCTGAGCCGCCTGCTGGCCGAGGAAGGGATGAAAATCCTGTTCGTGCCCTTCTGGACCGACACCAAGAACGCCTACCAGCGCGTACGCATCTGCGCCCAGGCCCGGGCCATCGAAAACGAGTGCTACGTGGCCATCACTGGCTCGGTGGGCAACCTGCCGCGCGTCGAGAACATGGACATCCAGTACTCGCAGTCGGCCGTGTTCAGCCCCTCCGACTTCGCCTTTCCGCACGACGCCATCGTGGCCGAGGCTACTCCGAACACGGAGATGACCCTCATCGCCGACCTCGACCTGGACCTGCTCAAGGACCTGAACACCAGCGGCGCCGTGCGCAACCTGCGCGACCGCCGCAAGGACCTGTTCTCGGTGAGCTGGGCCAAAAAAACGGCTGAGCGCGACGAAGAGCTGCTGGCCCAGGGCGAGGAGCGGGCCCCCAAAACCAGCCGCCGCCGGGCCGTATCCGCGGGCTAG
- a CDS encoding gluconate:H+ symporter, with translation MTLLVILLAVLGLVVLINWGKVNAFLAFLLVTLPVGFALGLPADRLLAAMYQGLGETLGSVVVIIVLGAMLGKLVADSGAAQQIAAVMIRAFGTNNVQWTLMVAGFIIGIPLFYNVGFVLMVPLIFSVVYKYKLPAVYVGLPMLASLSVMHGFLPPHPAPTALVAQFHANMGLTFVYGLLVAVPAIVLAGPLYSRTLRGIVSRPLAGFVAESLPESALPGRVNSFVSSLLPVLLLLGAAGLRLVLPVGSAWGPALAFLSEPTIILLLSVCVATCTLGLARGKTMPTIMDAYGSAVKDIAMILLIIGGAGALKQVLVASGASTEIAAGLQGTGLPPLLLGWLIAAVIRVSLGSATIAGLTAAGMMLPTMAQSHADPNLMVLAIGAGSLLLSHFNDGGFWLFKEYFNLSVKDTLRSWTAMETIVSVVGLAGVLLLNWALPLVAPGLAHH, from the coding sequence ATGACCTTGCTCGTGATTTTGCTGGCCGTGCTGGGCCTGGTGGTCCTCATCAACTGGGGCAAAGTGAATGCATTCCTGGCGTTTTTGCTCGTGACGCTGCCCGTGGGCTTTGCCCTGGGCCTGCCGGCCGACCGGCTGCTGGCCGCCATGTACCAGGGGCTGGGCGAAACGCTGGGCTCGGTGGTGGTCATCATTGTGCTGGGAGCCATGCTGGGCAAACTGGTGGCCGACAGCGGCGCCGCCCAGCAAATTGCGGCCGTGATGATCCGGGCCTTTGGCACCAACAATGTCCAGTGGACGCTGATGGTGGCGGGCTTCATCATCGGCATCCCGCTCTTTTATAATGTCGGGTTCGTGCTGATGGTGCCGCTGATTTTTTCGGTGGTGTACAAGTACAAGCTGCCCGCCGTGTACGTGGGCCTGCCCATGCTGGCCTCGCTCTCGGTGATGCACGGCTTCCTGCCGCCGCACCCCGCGCCCACGGCGCTGGTGGCGCAGTTCCACGCCAACATGGGCCTCACCTTCGTGTACGGGCTGCTGGTGGCGGTGCCGGCCATCGTCCTGGCGGGGCCCCTATATTCGCGCACGCTCCGGGGCATCGTGTCGCGGCCACTAGCGGGCTTCGTGGCCGAGAGCCTGCCCGAAAGCGCTTTGCCGGGCCGCGTCAACAGCTTCGTGTCGTCGCTGCTGCCGGTGCTGCTGCTACTGGGCGCGGCCGGGCTGCGGCTGGTGCTGCCGGTGGGCAGCGCGTGGGGCCCCGCGCTGGCCTTCCTCTCCGAGCCCACCATCATTTTGCTGCTGTCGGTGTGCGTGGCCACGTGCACGCTGGGCCTGGCCCGGGGCAAAACCATGCCCACCATCATGGACGCCTACGGCAGCGCGGTGAAGGACATTGCCATGATTTTGCTCATCATCGGCGGGGCCGGGGCCCTGAAGCAAGTGCTGGTGGCGAGTGGCGCGAGCACCGAAATTGCCGCCGGCCTGCAGGGCACCGGCCTGCCGCCGCTGCTGCTGGGCTGGCTCATTGCGGCCGTCATCCGCGTCAGCCTGGGCTCGGCCACCATCGCCGGCCTCACCGCCGCGGGCATGATGCTGCCCACCATGGCCCAGTCGCACGCCGACCCCAACCTGATGGTGCTGGCCATCGGGGCGGGCAGCCTGCTGCTCTCGCACTTCAACGACGGCGGTTTCTGGCTGTTCAAGGAGTACTTCAACCTCTCGGTGAAAGACACGCTGCGCTCGTGGACGGCCATGGAAACCATCGTGTCGGTGGTGGGCCTGGCCGGCGTGCTGCTCCTGAACTGGGCCCTGCCGCTGGTGGCGCCCGGGCTGGCCCACCACTAG
- a CDS encoding SDR family oxidoreductase, which produces MQRIFITGANRGLGLELTRQYLERGAHVLAASRQPDAARELQALRRQYAERLTLLTLDVTDDASIAAAAQAAAQAVDGLDVLINNAGVYQPGGKGQPLGQLSAAAAVETFRINAVGPLLVAQALLPLLRAGGKARIVSISSGLGSLTWKASGDPYHYSASKAALNMYMRSLAAEVGHQGILSVVVDPGWMRTGMGGDHATQEPGDSARGIIRLAEQLHAEENGGFVTWQNQPVPW; this is translated from the coding sequence ATGCAACGCATTTTCATCACCGGGGCCAACCGGGGCCTGGGCCTCGAGCTCACCCGCCAGTACCTTGAGCGCGGCGCCCACGTGCTCGCCGCCAGCCGCCAGCCCGACGCCGCCCGCGAGCTGCAAGCCCTGCGCCGGCAGTACGCCGAACGCCTGACGCTGCTCACGCTCGACGTGACCGACGACGCCTCCATCGCCGCCGCCGCGCAAGCCGCCGCCCAGGCCGTGGACGGCCTGGACGTGCTCATCAACAACGCCGGCGTGTACCAGCCCGGCGGCAAGGGCCAGCCTCTGGGCCAACTCTCGGCCGCGGCCGCCGTCGAAACCTTCCGCATCAACGCCGTGGGGCCCCTGCTGGTGGCGCAGGCGCTGCTGCCGCTGCTGCGGGCCGGCGGCAAGGCGCGCATCGTCAGCATCTCGTCGGGCCTGGGCTCGCTCACCTGGAAAGCCTCCGGCGACCCCTACCACTACAGCGCTAGCAAAGCGGCCCTGAACATGTACATGCGCAGCCTGGCCGCCGAAGTGGGCCACCAGGGCATCCTTTCCGTGGTGGTGGACCCCGGCTGGATGCGCACCGGCATGGGCGGCGACCACGCCACCCAGGAGCCCGGCGACTCGGCCCGCGGCATCATCCGCCTGGCCGAACAGCTCCACGCCGAAGAAAACGGCGGCTTCGTGACCTGGCAAAACCAGCCCGTGCCGTGGTAG